A genomic window from Schistocerca serialis cubense isolate TAMUIC-IGC-003099 chromosome 4, iqSchSeri2.2, whole genome shotgun sequence includes:
- the LOC126475281 gene encoding uncharacterized protein LOC126475281, whose protein sequence is MKTLLVLAAVLAVACAFPNRGIGGNQGFPGSGFPGNGGFNQGFPGNGGFGPGGLNQGFPGFGSGQGFPGNGGFPGNGGFPGNVGFGNQFPG, encoded by the exons ATGAAGACTCTGCTG gTTCTAGCGGCGGTGTTGGCGGTTGCCTGTGCTTTCCCGAACCGAGGTATCGGTGGCAACCAGGGTTTCCCAGGCAGCGGATTTCCAGGCAATGGCGGATTTAACCAGGGATTTCCCGGAAATGGGGGCTTTGGCCCTGGCGGACTGAACCAGGGCTTCCCTGGGTTTGGGTCTGGACAAGGTTTCCCTGGTAATGGAGGATTCCCTGGAAATGGGGGATTCcctggtaatgttggcttcggcaATCAGTTCCCAGGGTAA